Proteins encoded together in one Gigantopelta aegis isolate Gae_Host chromosome 8, Gae_host_genome, whole genome shotgun sequence window:
- the LOC121378894 gene encoding uncharacterized protein LOC121378894 isoform X1, giving the protein MFTVIPLIVIATVHLSNAKIESLPPKGVTKEVYCMGCEYMVKALERILSVPSADFMDVRVVEALGGVCIEESFTSADFSPDLLVKSCEYLLDGHSDIIEPLLIGHYVRHDRPSYMELVQQICIDLTKACPGVSPEMNAQNADSRVFIDRGTNQFEVKPGDNIKISNPVKESKEDL; this is encoded by the exons ATGTTTACCGTCATTCCTCTTATTGTGATAGCCACTGTTCATTTATCAAACGCTAAAATTGAAAGTTTACCTCCAAAAGGTGTTACCAAAG aagtgTACTGCATGGGATGTGAATACATGGTGAAAG CTTTGGAAAGGATTCTGTCTGTGCCATCTGCAGACTTCATGGATGTGCGGGTTGTGGAAGCGCTGGGAGGCGTGTGTATCGAAGAGAGTTTTACCTCAGCTGATTTCTCTCCAGATTTACTGGTGAAGTCGTGTGAATACTTGCTGG ATGGCCATAGTGATATCATTGAACCACTTCTGATTGGTCATTATGTTCGACACGACCGCCCCAGTTACATGGAGCTGGTTCAGCAGATCTGTATCGATCTCACCAAGGCTTGTCCAGGAGTGAGTCCAGAGATGAATGCACAGAATGCA GATAGTCGTGTGTTTATAGACAGAGGCACGAACCAGTTTGAGGTGAAACCAGGTGACAATATCAAAATTTCTAATCCGGTGAAAGAGTCTAAAGAAGATTTGTAG
- the LOC121378894 gene encoding uncharacterized protein LOC121378894 isoform X2, whose protein sequence is MFTVIPLIVIATVHLSNAKIESLPPKEVYCMGCEYMVKALERILSVPSADFMDVRVVEALGGVCIEESFTSADFSPDLLVKSCEYLLDGHSDIIEPLLIGHYVRHDRPSYMELVQQICIDLTKACPGVSPEMNAQNADSRVFIDRGTNQFEVKPGDNIKISNPVKESKEDL, encoded by the exons ATGTTTACCGTCATTCCTCTTATTGTGATAGCCACTGTTCATTTATCAAACGCTAAAATTGAAAGTTTACCTCCAAAAG aagtgTACTGCATGGGATGTGAATACATGGTGAAAG CTTTGGAAAGGATTCTGTCTGTGCCATCTGCAGACTTCATGGATGTGCGGGTTGTGGAAGCGCTGGGAGGCGTGTGTATCGAAGAGAGTTTTACCTCAGCTGATTTCTCTCCAGATTTACTGGTGAAGTCGTGTGAATACTTGCTGG ATGGCCATAGTGATATCATTGAACCACTTCTGATTGGTCATTATGTTCGACACGACCGCCCCAGTTACATGGAGCTGGTTCAGCAGATCTGTATCGATCTCACCAAGGCTTGTCCAGGAGTGAGTCCAGAGATGAATGCACAGAATGCA GATAGTCGTGTGTTTATAGACAGAGGCACGAACCAGTTTGAGGTGAAACCAGGTGACAATATCAAAATTTCTAATCCGGTGAAAGAGTCTAAAGAAGATTTGTAG